The Gallus gallus isolate bGalGal1 chromosome 5, bGalGal1.mat.broiler.GRCg7b, whole genome shotgun sequence region GCCAGCCTCCTACAGAGGATAAAACCTCTTAAGAAGAGCCAGAAGAACGAGTATTTAAAGTACAATGAGTAAATAACAAAGTAGAGAGAAAGATTGAAAGGAAATGGCTCTTGGTACTAGATTAAGGCCAAAACAGGCACAGCTGTTGGGATGTTCACAAGACTGCATCACTGAGCAAAGATATATATGACTGAACATCGTGCCAACACATAAATAGGCTCAGTGAGTTTCAGTGCACCACTGTAATCAGGACCAGAGCAAAGGTAGTTCCTGGAAACTCTTCAGGTTAAAAACCAGGATTCAGATTTCCCTTCAGAATTAGAGAGTGATACTCTATTTTCTACACAGACTCTCCATCGCCAGCAGAGACAGACTCTGAAGATGaacttatttttaacagaattttGGAAGTTAACAAAGGTAATGCTATCAAAGTTCTCCTTATATATGGCCTTTCTGCTGATTTGGAGGGGCAACAGGGGAGGTACAATGCCTTAGCACAGtcaatgcaaacattttttctgtcttacacATACATACGTGAGAAACCTCCCGAGACTGGCCACAGGGAACGCCTTGTCTGGGTTATCTACTGAAGGCCTACTGTACCTGAAATATCTTGTTAATATTGAAGATGATATCAGATGTGTAGCTCAATTGCCTTCACAAGCATCTTCTTCAGCTTTAGCCTTCAACATCTTGGTCTTTCTGTGGACACAGAACGAGAAGTTGGATAATTGGATGCTTTGTTATTTAACTGCCTGAGTGCAAGCATTACTTGCATTCAGTCATTGTACTGCTTTGCAGTACAGACTCCTACATTAGCACCAATCAGTTCCAAGCCTCCCGCTCTAGATATTCTGCACCTTCATTCTTCTAATTCACCACTTTCTatcagctttgctttttcacattttcagggAGGGGAAAATGTCATTCTTGAAAGTCTACTCCTGCCTGAAGAAACAGACACAAACTTTTTCTACGGTTTGCTACAGATATCACTCCTTCCAGTTTGTCCCACCACACTCTTGCCTTCCTGTATTTCCTTACTGATCCCTCTGCCTTTGTACAGGACACTTCTCAGGCAAGTGTTTAATGGCATTTACTCAATGTAACATGGTGAGTGAAGTACCAAAGTACAGTGTTTCTCTCACTATTTGAGCTACTTTCAATCCTTCGCTGTTTTGCCTAAAATCCTTCCCAACAGAGTTGGAGCTTCCTACCTGTCCTCTTAGCTAAGAACAGTATAGCAAAGGTAGGGAAGCAGACAATGTCCATCTAGCAAAATAGTCCTGTCACTTCCTATGCTGAGCAGGAGCATGCCTGGGGAAAAATATGAAGGAGAGCAAGTAGAATGACACCTTTCCAAATATGCCCTAGTCAGCTCACAGCGATCTATGGCTCAGGTATttccatcccttctttctcacCACAGACAGCTCTCAGTACTTGCAAGAAGGTGACATAGTCCCTCGAAGGAGCCGCAGTGCCATCAACTGTCGCAATTGCTATTGGCCTCAGTCCAGGGATGGGATTGTTCGTATTCCCTATGTCTTGGATCCTACATATGGTGGGTATAAATTTCCttgcttccttttccttaatGGATTTTATCCAATAAACTTCAGATAGAAACCTACTTCCAGAGGACACACAAACAGTTGATGAAATCTATTTTAAGGATTTATTTCTGCTATGCAAGTACAGATTAATTGTAAATTACAAAAAATCAACAGATCAAATTTCATTGAGCAGTTGGTATCCATAATGTTTTGAGTACAGTCTCTCAGAGACAACATTGATCACATTCTCTAATAGTACCTCCAGAACACCTGCCTTTATGAGATTCATGATCTTTGCAACATAAATGGCCGAAATTTATTAGCAAAATGTCTTCCTACATCTGCCTCCAAATGAACAATCAGAAGTTGTAACAACAATCACTGCTGCAATTTAAACCAAGAAGTTAAGAATAAGATGTTCCCACTTGAATCTTTTTTGACACTAATCTGCATAAGGAGAATCTCATGCCAGGCTAACAtcttaaaggaaataaattaccaaggaagaagcaagaaagagTCTAGTCTAATCCTTATGTCCCTCATCTTCCCTGTTTTTGTGCACCCATGATATTTTAATGGCACTTGTTATGGTTGAGTGACCCCTCACCCCAAATTAACCCTTTCTTCTCCAGAGGAGAACCACGTAAAAGGGATTCGTGAAGCCATGGCAGAATTTGAAACACTGACTTGTATTAATTTTGTGAAACGCAAGACAGAACGTGACTACCTCATCATTAGATCTGCTGATGGGTGAGTTGAAAGATTAATGAGCAAGTTATTTCTACAAAGCTTTTTTGATTCCTCACTATTCACATCTTGTGTGAccttaaagaggaaaaatgtgtgGATTTAGAGAAGAAACTTTGGTTTTTAACAGTGCAAGGTATCCTACAAGATCCTGTGAGAGGACTGTTCAACATATGCTAGCTTTAAAGTGCTATTCATAGCTCCAGTTCTGATACAGGATTCAAAAATTtggataaaaatgtttttttttatataggcTGTTAAAATCACTATGTAAAGAAAGCTAGGATGCAGGAGCCTCTTTGCTAATGAAAGTCTTCCAGGACACCTTAGCGATGACCATAAATAGTTGACATTTTCTACATCATGGCCAGTTTTGCCTTTTTGTAGACACTTTCCCGGGGGCAGAATGCAATCCTTCCACTCCCATATCACATGAGATAAGGTTCATGCAAAGTAAAGTACTCTGTACTGTCCTTCTGCCTGTCTGACAATAAAAATCCTGTGAGTCTTCTGCTGATATTCAATCTCAGGTGCTGGTCCAACTATGGAAAAGTAGGAGGTGGACAGACGATATCTGTGATGAAAGGAGGCTGTATGTGGAAAGGAATTATTCAGCACGAACTGGACCACGCTCTGGGGTTTTTGCATGAACATTCTCGAAGTGACAGGGACAAATATGTAAGGATCATGTGGGAGTACATCAGCCCAGGTAAGTACTTTTGACTTCCTCTATATAGGCAGTGGAGTAGACATATCATCCTGTTCCCAGCTCTTCCTTGTTCCCTGAAGTGAGTGTATAAGCGTACACTAATACAGTATCTTATATTACAGCTGACAGACCAGACTTCAAGAAATTTGAAAACTCCAACAATCTCGGTCTTCCCTATGACTATTCTTCAGTAATGCACTATGGCCCGTAAGTAgcagtactgtttttttttaggaaCTCAGATCTTGCATTAGAACTCTTCATAATGCTCTCCCAGCTAGTAGAACACTGCGAGTCAATTCAGTCCTGCTATTCCTCAAGATTAAATCATTAttctttagttttctttatGGAGTCATTCACAGCTGAACTTGGGAGTAAAGAAAGGCATCAGCTTACTGATGGACATCTTAATCAAACCTAATTGGATACCAGTTAGAGCCACAGCAACAGCCAAGGTAGAAGCCTCAGAAGCTCCCTTagctgtttggaaaaaaaaagggggggggttAGATAGCTAAGACTGCCTGCTAGTCATCAGTCACAGACAGGTGTGTGAGGGAGAactgtctttttcctctgattcaTACAATTGCTATTTTCCCTCTAAAGGATATAGATTGTGCTATTAAATCctgaaaaatgatgttttgcTTCAAGAACAAAatttttcatggttttttttgttttgttttgtttttgcagacaCACATTCACTAATACCACTGGAAAAGCAACAATTGTACCGGTTCCTGATGGATCAGTACATATTGGACagaggctggggctgagcaaCTTGGATGTGGCCAAAATCAACAGGCTTTACAATTGCAGTAAGTCCCTCAAAGCTGTCCTTTCACCTGACGATACTCAGCTTCTTGATGGAGGTGTATGAGCgatctgcagtggcagcagtttATCATCAAATACTATGAGATTACTCTCTAAATTCATAGTACCCATATGGTCGCTTTGGGAGAGAATGCAAAGGTCAAGCTGGAGGAATACAGTGATTAGTAAGATACTATTTTCTAcctcaaaaataaatcaaacacaTTCACTGTTTCAGTGTTGTAGCACTGACTTAACTGCATATCACGTTGTAAGCTTCATGGAGTCGTTGGGTTTGTTAGGGCTCAAGGCAAAGCTATTAACCCCACAAAAAGTCAGACATCACTTTCATTCACTGCAGTTTGTATTTAAGACCTGAGTCAAACTTAAAAAGCTGTGGCTCCCCTGAACTGAAACAGTTTCATATTTTGTGCAGCTTTTAGCCTAATAGTTTTCAAACATTTAAGCTGTCATTCTAAACGTGTATTTTCCACTCCTTAATTTTAACTTCTGCATGAAGAAATTATCCTATACAATCAGAGAAATGTGAACACAATGAATGAATACTATTTCTTGCACAGAGGCAAGCCCAAGTCCTCCTCCTCCTAAGTTTAGAACTCAAGTATTGTGGAGGCACCAAAGTTTTCTTGATTCTTCTAACACCACATTACTTCCTCATTCCAGTGGAAGACCATGTGATCAAAGACAGCAAAATGAAGCCTCTGACATTCTTTAAAGAGGCGCAGAAAGAATACTTCATCCTGAGATCCCTTGCTACACTGTGGAGCTCATCaataaaaattacttatttttttccacatgactTCACTTCTGATACAGATGCTTATGCATTAGATGAAAATTAGGACATgatttttcatgatttttcaTATTAATCAAGATGTACTGATACCTTGAAATGAATGCTGCCATATCAGAAAGTCATGACCTTTACATTTTGAAGACACTGTAATTTTAAATGAGTGGAAGTTTCTCTAAGTCTGGCACTGAGATAAATGTTTCTCCCTCAGGTCGCTGCAGCACGATTATTGATGCAGCATTTGGGTCACTGAAATCTGCCAACTACCCAAGAAACTATTCAGATAACACCAACTGTGTCTGGCTTATCCGAACTCGATCCAGAAAGGTAATCATAAGTTAATAATGGTCTTGATATATGGCTGAACTAATGTCTTTCCTTGTAAAgcattgtgcttttttttctgcataccAGTTGccatataacattttttttttcatgagagAGATTTCAAACTAGTCTCTACTTTTCATGTCCTTAAGCCAGGTATGGGAAAAACAACTGCAGAGTTGTGATTTTGGAAAACCTCCATGCAATGGGCTTCAGGTTTGCAAAATCAAGACAAAGCAGTCTGAGCATGGGAGCATTCAGTCGCAGGCTCATTAGATCTGAATCCTGCATCTTCAGGGGATGAGAGGCAAGTAGGGGCAATGAGTTCCAGTTTGGTTTTGTCCACAGCTTGGATTCTGTCTCATTTAGGGGATATTCAAACAAAGAAGTCACATATGTGTGTATGAAAGGCTTGTTTTTGATTGCCTTCCAGATTTCTCTACACTTTCGTGCCTTTGAGCTGAGGACAACCAGAGGCTGTCAGGGTGATTACGTTAAAGTTTATGATGGATCCAGCAAGTATTCTACAGTTTTAATGGACAAAACCTGTGGATCACAGATACCCACTGATGTAGTTTCTTCTAGCAATCTTATGCTCATAGAGTTTGTCACAGATGGTGCTGATACAGCTTCTGGTTTCCAAGCCACCTTTACTTCTGGTAGGTCTGAGAACATGGAaaatggcagagaaaaaaaagaaaaaagaaaccccccaaaaaaacaactgtCAAATCAATAGGGGTTCTATCTTCCTCTTTGCTTGTCTCTTGGGAAAACAGTGAGGAAATGATGTCTACGGGATCCATTATTTCCTGCCTTGCTTTTGACCTTATGGATCAGTACTACACTGATACCATTTATTCATTCAAGAAGATGGGGTCATGCTCAGAGCAAATTGTCAGCCCAGTGATTTCCAGATACCATGATTTGCCTTGTCTTTCAGATACACACTATTCCAAAGTATGCAACATTAAGGGTATGATCACTTTAAAATTACTTATAGGGTTACTAGCACagtaaaatgagaataaatcaTAACGTAGAATGTAATTacattgcttttctgaaaaagatGCAGTTTTTAATCAAGAAGTTCTGAGGGCAAGAAAGACTCATGGCAAACCAAGTCACTCAGCCCTAAAGCAAGAAAAGAGGCAGTATTTCCATGGCCAGGATCCATGGAACTTACCCACCTGAAACACATTCTTTTCAGTCCGATCTAATTAATAACTAGTGCCACAACTATACAGTTCAGTTGCCACAGGCTGTCACATTAGTATGTGTCAGCTGGAATAAAGAAATGTCACTGTGCATTTCTATAGCCAACAGCAAACTATATGTTCAGTAATGCAGCTTGGCTTCATTAGCTGAAGGAAAGCTCAGCAAGCTCATGACCTTGCATTTGTCATGGGCTAACAACATCCGtacaaagaaatgcagtaatttGGGTGTATACCCAAACCTGAACAGCAATATTGCCTGTGTAGTATCCATTTCTGTCAATTGTAGCTgtagatggaaagaaaaacaagtaaaaccCCCATACCACTTTTATGTATCATAGAgtaaaatagaatcatagaatggcttgagttgagaaggaccataatgatcatctagtttcaacccccctgctatgtgcagggtatCATCAGCTACAAAATGATCTCAGTTTTTAGATAAAATGTGATTTAACTTTTACATAATTTAGAGGTTCTACTGTTTGTTCAGAGTGCTCTGAAAGCTAAATATTCTTTAATTTCACTTACAGCAAAGATCCAAAGAAGATTTAAGATCCGCAACTGATTTAATGAAGAAGAATCTATTCTGTGAATATTGAAATTACGGATTTCCAAATCTGCTCCTATCTTGGCTTGGATCAGTATGCAATTTAATTCTATTAAGAATCAAATTCTTCGTCTTCTTGGAAAAGTTTTTTCCCCAAGCCATATAAATGTATGAATTCTATACATCCTAGTGTATTACCCCTTTTGTCTGCACAATTAATTTATTACCTCTTTCTATTTaacaatttaattaaaagcttcatagaaaaaaaaagctgtttccatttctattttccGATAGTCCCTCAAACCATGCACAACATCAGTGTTATCTTACTTCTCAGATACCTTCATTCAGCCACACTGTTGCACACTCTTAAATGCATCACTGATTTCATCATGAGTTCAGACATTTGGCTGGAGAGAACACCTCCAGATTTACAAACACACTTTCTGTTCTCCACAGTCTTCAGCATGAAAGATATTAGTTACTGATAAGTAACTAAAAGCCTGATATTCAAGCTTCCAAAAATTACATCTCTCTTAAATGATCCTGTTATATCCTTAAATCACAAGAAACATGGGCATGACAAAGTTGTTGCCATAAAGGACTGGCACATCCTCTTGTACTGTTCTGGTAGGCAGCGACCAGTTGAAGGGAGCTTTTTTATTCACAAGTAAGTTTTTAGTCCATAGACACATTTAAGCTCACAGGACAAGAGATGGAGTAGACAATGCTGCCAGAGTTCATGTACACCATCAGTTCTTCAGCAAATAAATCTTCAGGGAGGCAAGAAActaaactttccttttctgattaCTCAGGGAAGACAGAGAACTGTAAGAGTGGCTGAGCTCCTGGAAAGCTCATTTCTTAGAATTCACTTGTAATCACACTTTCAAAATGGCATTATCTTGACTTTTGCACTCTCGTATAATAGACAGACTTAAAATATGGCCAACCCTATTTAATACTTGTAAGCTTaggccttaaaaaaaaaaagagagagagagagagagagagaaagagagagagagagatactTAAATACTTTTCATGTTCTTCCTTTGTAACATTGGGAACCTTGGaattttttctgcagaaatatatTTCTAGAAGAGAACAGTGGGAAGTCAATTTGAACCACAGAGCAAAGTTTATACAGCAaattactgacttttttttcttttgttattggAGGCACCAAAGAGCCTGAATTTGCAAGAGTTTGCTCAAAGCTTGGTCAGTATAACATTTGATGAGGAATCAATCACTTCTTTAAAACTAAAGATTCATTAATTACACTGAACATTGCTTCCTCATCCACAGCTACAAATGGCTGTGTAAAAGGCTCTGAAGACAGCGATTTTGAGTTTGCTTTAGAACAGGTGCTTCTTCAGTTCTGCAGGGATTGCAACACAGGTTCAGCTTCTAGTTGTTTCAGTTATTCT contains the following coding sequences:
- the ASTL gene encoding astacin-like metalloendopeptidase precursor, with translation MDLKMLLIFIAFLLPTVLGFPIQNNYENSTATTESTQVTTEEDIYDSPSPAETDSEDELIFNRILEVNKDSSQYLQEGDIVPRRSRSAINCRNCYWPQSRDGIVRIPYVLDPTYEENHVKGIREAMAEFETLTCINFVKRKTERDYLIIRSADGCWSNYGKVGGGQTISVMKGGCMWKGIIQHELDHALGFLHEHSRSDRDKYVRIMWEYISPADRPDFKKFENSNNLGLPYDYSSVMHYGPHTFTNTTGKATIVPVPDGSVHIGQRLGLSNLDVAKINRLYNCSRCSTIIDAAFGSLKSANYPRNYSDNTNCVWLIRTRSRKISLHFRAFELRTTRGCQGDYVKVYDGSSKYSTVLMDKTCGSQIPTDVVSSSNLMLIEFVTDGADTASGFQATFTSAKIQRRFKIRN